The proteins below are encoded in one region of Apteryx mantelli isolate bAptMan1 chromosome 25, bAptMan1.hap1, whole genome shotgun sequence:
- the LOC106487811 gene encoding probable E3 ubiquitin-protein ligase makorin-1 isoform X2 translates to MELGSPVASGALRARGGRPRPLCRNFARGSCRWGQSCRFAHDRKSAQICRYFQSGFCSYGERCSYQHIQEEPVGSQWGHEPPMPPGRRGSELVRLPQALARSWGGARRRSAPAEPSATQLTFRFPRVQLEEEEEDKENVPAPDNPPSRAVDGECVPAGSKPGGLGLQAAPSGMAMVETATWAQHAEAAAEAGEAARRARSEAVVCGICMDRVYEKALPEERLFGILPNCAHAYCLGCIRKWRRSRDFQTAVIKACPECRVTSSYYIPHKYWVSEADEKQKLIEAFKARTGKIRCKFFVRSHGHCPFKSDCIYLHEFPPGWTPRRRQRRPRIPAELDPALSESSDEEDEELCILEWALTLALMEADGWYSTYGQQSLFTDLSDSD, encoded by the exons ATGGAGCTGGGGTCGCCGGTGGCATCAGGGGCGCTAAGGGCCCGGGGGGGCCGCCCGAGACCCCTGTGCAg GAATTTTGCCCGCGGATCCTGCCGATGGGGCCAGAGCTGCCGTTTCGCCCACGACAGAAAGTCGGCCCAGATCTGCAGGTACTTCCAGAGCGGGTTTTGCAGCTACGGAGAGCGCTGCAG CTACCAGCACATCCAAGAGGAGCCGGTGGGGAGCCAATGGGGCCACGAGCCCCCCATGCCTCCTGGCCGCCGGGGCTCGGAGCTCGTCCGCCTGCCCCAGGCGCTGGCCCGGAGCTGGGGGGGAGCCAGGCGCCGCTCAGCCCCGGCCGAACCCAGCGCGACGCAGCTGACCTTCAGGTTCCCAAGAGTGCAgcttgaggaggaagaggaggacaaggAGAATGTCCCAGCACCTGATAATCCCCCCAGCCGGGCTGTTGATGGAGAATGTGTCCCTGCAG GCTCCAAACCGGGAGGGCTGGGACTGCAGGCGGCTCCCTCCGGCATGGCCATGGTGGAGACGGCGACGTGGGCTCAGCACGCAGAG GCAGCCGCGGAGGCGGGCGAAGCAGCGCGGAGGGCGCGGAGCGAGGCCGTGGTGTGCGGCATCTGCATGGACCGGGTGTACGAGAAGGCGCTGCCGGAGGAGCGGCTCTTCGGCATCCTCCCCAACTGCGCCCACGCGTACTGCCTGGGCTGCATCCGCAAGTGGCGCCGCAGCCGGGACTTCCAGACCGCGGTCATCAA GGCCTGCCCGGAGTGCCGTGTCACATCCAGCTACTACATCCCCCACAAATATTGGGTCTCGGAGGCGGATGAGAAGCAGAAGCTGATCGAAGCCTTCAAGGCCCGCACGGG GAAAATAAGGTGCAAGTTTTTTGTCCGGAGCCACGGCCACTGCCCATTTAAGTCGGACTGCATCTACCTGCACGAGTTCCCGCCTGGCTGGACCCCTCGGCGCAGGCAGCGGCGGCCGAGGATCCCAGCT GAGTTGGACCCCGCTCTGTCGGAGAGCTCggacgaggaggacgaggagctCTGCATCCTCGAGTGGGCTCTTACCTTGGCCCTGATGGAGGCCGACGGCTGGTACTCGACTTACGGCCAGCAGAGCCTCTTCACGGACCTCAGCGACTCCGACTAG
- the LOC106487811 gene encoding probable E3 ubiquitin-protein ligase makorin-1 isoform X1 gives MELGSPVASGALRARGGRPRPLCRNFARGSCRWGQSCRFAHDRKSAQICRYFQSGFCSYGERCSYQHIQEEPVGSQWGHEPPMPPGRRGSELVRLPQALARSWGGARRRSAPAEPSATQLTFRFPRVQLEEEEEDKENVPAPDNPPSRAVDGECVPAGAQGASSSKPGGLGLQAAPSGMAMVETATWAQHAEAAAEAGEAARRARSEAVVCGICMDRVYEKALPEERLFGILPNCAHAYCLGCIRKWRRSRDFQTAVIKACPECRVTSSYYIPHKYWVSEADEKQKLIEAFKARTGKIRCKFFVRSHGHCPFKSDCIYLHEFPPGWTPRRRQRRPRIPAELDPALSESSDEEDEELCILEWALTLALMEADGWYSTYGQQSLFTDLSDSD, from the exons ATGGAGCTGGGGTCGCCGGTGGCATCAGGGGCGCTAAGGGCCCGGGGGGGCCGCCCGAGACCCCTGTGCAg GAATTTTGCCCGCGGATCCTGCCGATGGGGCCAGAGCTGCCGTTTCGCCCACGACAGAAAGTCGGCCCAGATCTGCAGGTACTTCCAGAGCGGGTTTTGCAGCTACGGAGAGCGCTGCAG CTACCAGCACATCCAAGAGGAGCCGGTGGGGAGCCAATGGGGCCACGAGCCCCCCATGCCTCCTGGCCGCCGGGGCTCGGAGCTCGTCCGCCTGCCCCAGGCGCTGGCCCGGAGCTGGGGGGGAGCCAGGCGCCGCTCAGCCCCGGCCGAACCCAGCGCGACGCAGCTGACCTTCAGGTTCCCAAGAGTGCAgcttgaggaggaagaggaggacaaggAGAATGTCCCAGCACCTGATAATCCCCCCAGCCGGGCTGTTGATGGAGAATGTGTCCCTGCAGGTGCTCAGGGTGCCTCAA GCTCCAAACCGGGAGGGCTGGGACTGCAGGCGGCTCCCTCCGGCATGGCCATGGTGGAGACGGCGACGTGGGCTCAGCACGCAGAG GCAGCCGCGGAGGCGGGCGAAGCAGCGCGGAGGGCGCGGAGCGAGGCCGTGGTGTGCGGCATCTGCATGGACCGGGTGTACGAGAAGGCGCTGCCGGAGGAGCGGCTCTTCGGCATCCTCCCCAACTGCGCCCACGCGTACTGCCTGGGCTGCATCCGCAAGTGGCGCCGCAGCCGGGACTTCCAGACCGCGGTCATCAA GGCCTGCCCGGAGTGCCGTGTCACATCCAGCTACTACATCCCCCACAAATATTGGGTCTCGGAGGCGGATGAGAAGCAGAAGCTGATCGAAGCCTTCAAGGCCCGCACGGG GAAAATAAGGTGCAAGTTTTTTGTCCGGAGCCACGGCCACTGCCCATTTAAGTCGGACTGCATCTACCTGCACGAGTTCCCGCCTGGCTGGACCCCTCGGCGCAGGCAGCGGCGGCCGAGGATCCCAGCT GAGTTGGACCCCGCTCTGTCGGAGAGCTCggacgaggaggacgaggagctCTGCATCCTCGAGTGGGCTCTTACCTTGGCCCTGATGGAGGCCGACGGCTGGTACTCGACTTACGGCCAGCAGAGCCTCTTCACGGACCTCAGCGACTCCGACTAG
- the LOC106487811 gene encoding probable E3 ubiquitin-protein ligase makorin-1 isoform X3, with amino-acid sequence MELGSPVASGALRARGGRPRPLCRNFARGSCRWGQSCRFAHDRKSAQICSYQHIQEEPVGSQWGHEPPMPPGRRGSELVRLPQALARSWGGARRRSAPAEPSATQLTFRFPRVQLEEEEEDKENVPAPDNPPSRAVDGECVPAGAQGASSSKPGGLGLQAAPSGMAMVETATWAQHAEAAAEAGEAARRARSEAVVCGICMDRVYEKALPEERLFGILPNCAHAYCLGCIRKWRRSRDFQTAVIKACPECRVTSSYYIPHKYWVSEADEKQKLIEAFKARTGKIRCKFFVRSHGHCPFKSDCIYLHEFPPGWTPRRRQRRPRIPAELDPALSESSDEEDEELCILEWALTLALMEADGWYSTYGQQSLFTDLSDSD; translated from the exons ATGGAGCTGGGGTCGCCGGTGGCATCAGGGGCGCTAAGGGCCCGGGGGGGCCGCCCGAGACCCCTGTGCAg GAATTTTGCCCGCGGATCCTGCCGATGGGGCCAGAGCTGCCGTTTCGCCCACGACAGAAAGTCGGCCCAGATCTGCAG CTACCAGCACATCCAAGAGGAGCCGGTGGGGAGCCAATGGGGCCACGAGCCCCCCATGCCTCCTGGCCGCCGGGGCTCGGAGCTCGTCCGCCTGCCCCAGGCGCTGGCCCGGAGCTGGGGGGGAGCCAGGCGCCGCTCAGCCCCGGCCGAACCCAGCGCGACGCAGCTGACCTTCAGGTTCCCAAGAGTGCAgcttgaggaggaagaggaggacaaggAGAATGTCCCAGCACCTGATAATCCCCCCAGCCGGGCTGTTGATGGAGAATGTGTCCCTGCAGGTGCTCAGGGTGCCTCAA GCTCCAAACCGGGAGGGCTGGGACTGCAGGCGGCTCCCTCCGGCATGGCCATGGTGGAGACGGCGACGTGGGCTCAGCACGCAGAG GCAGCCGCGGAGGCGGGCGAAGCAGCGCGGAGGGCGCGGAGCGAGGCCGTGGTGTGCGGCATCTGCATGGACCGGGTGTACGAGAAGGCGCTGCCGGAGGAGCGGCTCTTCGGCATCCTCCCCAACTGCGCCCACGCGTACTGCCTGGGCTGCATCCGCAAGTGGCGCCGCAGCCGGGACTTCCAGACCGCGGTCATCAA GGCCTGCCCGGAGTGCCGTGTCACATCCAGCTACTACATCCCCCACAAATATTGGGTCTCGGAGGCGGATGAGAAGCAGAAGCTGATCGAAGCCTTCAAGGCCCGCACGGG GAAAATAAGGTGCAAGTTTTTTGTCCGGAGCCACGGCCACTGCCCATTTAAGTCGGACTGCATCTACCTGCACGAGTTCCCGCCTGGCTGGACCCCTCGGCGCAGGCAGCGGCGGCCGAGGATCCCAGCT GAGTTGGACCCCGCTCTGTCGGAGAGCTCggacgaggaggacgaggagctCTGCATCCTCGAGTGGGCTCTTACCTTGGCCCTGATGGAGGCCGACGGCTGGTACTCGACTTACGGCCAGCAGAGCCTCTTCACGGACCTCAGCGACTCCGACTAG
- the PPARD gene encoding peroxisome proliferator-activated receptor delta isoform X1, translating to MEQLQEEVPEVREEEEEEEEAVMVASGASDPNGGPDSSLPSSSYTDLSQSSSPSLSDQLQMGCEEAASGTLNVECRVCGDKASGFHYGVHACEGCKGFFRRTIRMKLEYEKCERSCKIQKKNRNKCQYCRFQKCLSLGMSHNAIRFGRMPEAEKRKLVAGLTANEISCQNPQVADLKAFSKHIYNAYLKNFNMTKKKARGILTGKASSTPQPFVIHDMDTLWQAEKGLVWKQLVNGIPPYKEIGVHVFYRCQCTTVETVRELTEFAKSIPSFVGLYLNDQVTLLKYGVHEAIFAMLASIMNKDGLLVANGNGFVTREFLRSLRKPFNEIMEPKFEFAVKFNALELDDSDLSLFVAAIILCGDRPGLMNVKQVEEIQDNILRALEFHLQTNHPDAQYLFPKLLQKMADLRQLVTEHAQLVQKIKKTETETSLHPLLQEIYKDMY from the exons ATGGAACAACTACAGGAGGAAGTACCTGAggtcagggaagaggaggaggaagaggaagaggcagTGATGGTGGCAAGCGGAGCCTCAGACCCAAACGGAGGACCAGACAGCTCGCTGCCTTCAAGCAGCTACACAG ACCTTTCGCAgagctcctctccctccctgtcGGACCAGCTGCAGATGGGCTGCGAGGAGGCGGCCTCAGGAACGCTGAACGTGGAGTGCAGGGTCTGCGGAGACAAAGCCTCGGGGTTTCACTACGGCGTGCATGCCTGCGAGGGCTGCAAG GGTTTCTTCCGCCGGACGATCCGCATGAAGCTGGAGTATGAGAAGTGTGAGCGGAGCTGCAAGATTCAGAAGAAGAACCGGAACAAATGCCAGTATTGCCGCTTCCAGAAATGCCTCTCGCTGGGCATGTCGCATAACG CGATCCGCTTTGGCCGCATGCCGGAGGCTGAGAAGAGGAAGCTGGTGGCGGGGCTGACAGCAAATGAGATCAGCTGCCAGAACCCGCAGGTGGCCGACCTGAAAGCTTTCTCCAAGCACATCTACAACGCCTACCTGAAAAACTTCAACATGACCAAAAAGAAGGCGAGAGGTATCTTGACCGGGAAGGCCAGCAGCACCCCA CAGCCTTTTGTGATCCATGACATGGACACCTTGTGGCAGGCAGAAAAGGGACTGGTCTGGAAACAGCTAGTGAACGGTATTCCTCCCTACAAGGAGATTGGAGTCCACGTCTTCTACCGCTGCCAGTGCACCACGGTGGAGACTGTGCGGGAGCTCACTGAGTTTGCCAAGAGCATCCCCAGCTTTGTAGGCCTCTACTTGAACGACCAAGTGACTCTGCTCAAGTACGGGGTGCACGAGGCCATCTTTGCCATGCTGGCCTCCATCATGAACAAGGATGGGCTGTTGGTGGCCAACGGGAACGGGTTTGTGACCCGTGAGTTCCTGCGTAGCCTGCGCAAGCCCTTCAATGAGATCATGGAGCCCAAATTTGAGTTTGCTGTGAAGTTCAATGCGCTGGAGCTGGATGACAGTGACCTGTCTCTGTTTGTGGCTGCCATTATCCTGTGTGGAG ACCGCCCTGGCCTGATGAACGTGAAGCAGGTGGAGGAGATACAAGACAACATCCTCCGAGCGCTGGAGTTTCACCTGCAGACCAACCACCCGGACGCTCAGTACCTCTTCCCCAAGCTGCTGCAGAAGATGGCCGACCTGCGGCAACTGGTGACGGAGCACGCCCAGCTGGTGCAGAAGAtcaagaagacagagacagagacatctCTGCACCCGCTTCTGCAGGAGATCTACAAGGACATGTACTAA
- the PPARD gene encoding peroxisome proliferator-activated receptor delta isoform X2, whose protein sequence is MEQLQEEVPEVREEEEEEEEAVMVASGASDPNGGPDSSLPSSSYTDLSQSSSPSLSDQLQMGCEEAASGTLNVECRVCGDKASGFHYGVHACEGCKGFFRRTIRMKLEYEKCERSCKIQKKNRNKCQYCRFQKCLSLGMSHNAIRFGRMPEAEKRKLVAGLTANEISCQNPQVADLKAFSKHIYNAYLKNFNMTKKKARGILTGKASSTPPFVIHDMDTLWQAEKGLVWKQLVNGIPPYKEIGVHVFYRCQCTTVETVRELTEFAKSIPSFVGLYLNDQVTLLKYGVHEAIFAMLASIMNKDGLLVANGNGFVTREFLRSLRKPFNEIMEPKFEFAVKFNALELDDSDLSLFVAAIILCGDRPGLMNVKQVEEIQDNILRALEFHLQTNHPDAQYLFPKLLQKMADLRQLVTEHAQLVQKIKKTETETSLHPLLQEIYKDMY, encoded by the exons ATGGAACAACTACAGGAGGAAGTACCTGAggtcagggaagaggaggaggaagaggaagaggcagTGATGGTGGCAAGCGGAGCCTCAGACCCAAACGGAGGACCAGACAGCTCGCTGCCTTCAAGCAGCTACACAG ACCTTTCGCAgagctcctctccctccctgtcGGACCAGCTGCAGATGGGCTGCGAGGAGGCGGCCTCAGGAACGCTGAACGTGGAGTGCAGGGTCTGCGGAGACAAAGCCTCGGGGTTTCACTACGGCGTGCATGCCTGCGAGGGCTGCAAG GGTTTCTTCCGCCGGACGATCCGCATGAAGCTGGAGTATGAGAAGTGTGAGCGGAGCTGCAAGATTCAGAAGAAGAACCGGAACAAATGCCAGTATTGCCGCTTCCAGAAATGCCTCTCGCTGGGCATGTCGCATAACG CGATCCGCTTTGGCCGCATGCCGGAGGCTGAGAAGAGGAAGCTGGTGGCGGGGCTGACAGCAAATGAGATCAGCTGCCAGAACCCGCAGGTGGCCGACCTGAAAGCTTTCTCCAAGCACATCTACAACGCCTACCTGAAAAACTTCAACATGACCAAAAAGAAGGCGAGAGGTATCTTGACCGGGAAGGCCAGCAGCACCCCA CCTTTTGTGATCCATGACATGGACACCTTGTGGCAGGCAGAAAAGGGACTGGTCTGGAAACAGCTAGTGAACGGTATTCCTCCCTACAAGGAGATTGGAGTCCACGTCTTCTACCGCTGCCAGTGCACCACGGTGGAGACTGTGCGGGAGCTCACTGAGTTTGCCAAGAGCATCCCCAGCTTTGTAGGCCTCTACTTGAACGACCAAGTGACTCTGCTCAAGTACGGGGTGCACGAGGCCATCTTTGCCATGCTGGCCTCCATCATGAACAAGGATGGGCTGTTGGTGGCCAACGGGAACGGGTTTGTGACCCGTGAGTTCCTGCGTAGCCTGCGCAAGCCCTTCAATGAGATCATGGAGCCCAAATTTGAGTTTGCTGTGAAGTTCAATGCGCTGGAGCTGGATGACAGTGACCTGTCTCTGTTTGTGGCTGCCATTATCCTGTGTGGAG ACCGCCCTGGCCTGATGAACGTGAAGCAGGTGGAGGAGATACAAGACAACATCCTCCGAGCGCTGGAGTTTCACCTGCAGACCAACCACCCGGACGCTCAGTACCTCTTCCCCAAGCTGCTGCAGAAGATGGCCGACCTGCGGCAACTGGTGACGGAGCACGCCCAGCTGGTGCAGAAGAtcaagaagacagagacagagacatctCTGCACCCGCTTCTGCAGGAGATCTACAAGGACATGTACTAA
- the DEF6 gene encoding differentially expressed in FDCP 6 homolog: MDLRAELLKSIWYAFTALDVEKSGKVSKSQLKVLSHNLYTVLRIPHDPVALEEHFRDDDDGPVSSQGYMPYLNKYILDKVEEGAFVKENFDELCWTLTAKKNYKPDRNGNSVVSHQDAFKLWCLFNFLSEDKYPLVMVPDEVEYLLKKICAAMNVELNSCELDDYLSQEPQGQGGLTVWQFLDMVNSGRFLRGIEQEAVSMAVEEVYQEVIEDVLKQGYLWKKGQLRRNWSERWFTLKPSVLSYYMSEERKEKKGSIALDKHCCVEVLPDRDGKRCMFCVKTSSRTYEMSASDTRQRQEWTLAIQTAIRLQAEGKKSLHKDLKQKRREQREQREQRKAAKEEETQRLKQLQEEKERKLQELELLKEAQRQAELLLQEEEQRRRQQHEQMQRTLEIQLREAEQARASMQAEMVLKEAEAERQRKRIVELEEMQGRLQEALQQEVKARQDEESVRYAQARLLAEEEEKLKQLMKLKEEQEEYIIKTQMEKQVLKQEMENKNKCLEEAQKQLEEVRVNRQRADQDVMAAQRKLRQASTNVKHWNVQMNRLMHPIEPGDKRTNVSGGGFVGYQPLLFRRDSSLKLKQKVEDKGSDPARDEVKENVSNGGNSSPSQPPHADIMTTEPSN; this comes from the exons GTGCTGTCTCACAACCTGTACACGGTGCTGCGCATCCCCCACGATCCTGTGGCCCTGGAAGAGCATTTCCGGGATGACGACGACGGGCCAGTGTCCAGCCAGGGCTACATGCCCTATCTCAACAAGTACATCCTGGATAAG GTGGAGGAAGGTGCTTTTGTCAAAGAAAACTTTGACGAGCTCTGCTGGACCCTGACAGCGAAGAAGAATTACAAGCCCGACCGGAACGGGAACAGCGTTGTGTCCCACCAAGATGCCTTCAAGCTCTGGTGTCTCTTCAACTTCCTGTCTGAAGACAAATACCCTCTTGTCATGGTGCCAGACGAG GTGGAGTATCTGCTGAAGAAGATCTGCGCGGCCATGAACGTGGAGCTGAACTCCTGCGAGCTGGACGACTACCTCTCCCAGGAGCCGCAGGGTCAGGGCGGCCTCACGGTCTGGCAGTTCCTGGACATGGTGAACTCCGGGCGGTTCCTACGAGGCATCGAGCAGGAGGCCGTCAGTATGGCTGTGGAGGAGGTGTACCAAGAGGTCATCGAGGACGTGCTCAAACAG GGCTACCTCTGGAAGAAGGGCCAGCTGAGGAGGAACTGGTCGGAGCGGTGGTTCACGCTGAAACCCAGTGTCCTGTCCTACTACATGAGCGAGGAACggaaggagaagaaggggagCATCGCATTAGACAAGCACTGCTGCGTGGAG GTGCTGCCTGACCGGGACGGGAAGAGGTGCATGTTCTGCGTGAAGACCTCCTCCCGCACGTACGAGATGAGCGCCTCCGACACCCGGCAGCGCCAGGAGTGGACACTAG ccATCCAGACAGCCATCCGGCTGCAGGCCGAGGGCAAGAAGTCCCTGCACAAAGACCTGAAGCAGAAGCGACGGGAGCAGCGGGAGCAACGGGAGCAGCGCAAGGCAGCCAAGGAGGAGGAGACTCAGCGGCTCAAGCAGctccaggaggagaaggagaggaagctgcaggagctggagctgctgaagGAGGCCCAGCGGCAGGCAGAGCTGCTCTTGCAGGAGGAGGAGCAGCGGCGGAGGCAGCAGCACGAGCAGATGCAGAGGACGCTGGAGATCCAGCTGCGGGAGGCTGAGCAG GCTCGTGCCTCCATGCAGGCGGAGATGGTCCTAAAGGAGGCGGAGGCAGAACGTCAGCGCAAGCGCATCGTGGAGCTGGAAGAAATGCAGGGGCGTCTCCAGGAGGCCCTGCAACAGGAGGTGAAAGCGCGGCAGGACGAGGAGTCTGTGAGATATGCACAGGCCAG GTTACTagctgaggaagaggagaagctgAAGCAGCTGATGAAGCTGAAGGAAGAGCAAGAGGAATACATAATCAAAACTCAAATGGAGAAGCAAGTCCTCAAGCAGGAGATGGAGAACAAGAACAAGTGTCTGGAAGAGGCCCAGAAGCAGCTGGAAGAAGTGAGAGTGAACAGGCAGCGGGCGGACCAAGACGTCATG GCGGCCCAGCGGAAGCTGCGACAAGCCAGCACCAACGTCAAGCACTGGAATGTCCAGATGAATCGACTGATGCACCCTATCGAGCCAGGAG ACAAGCGTACAAATGTGAGTGGAGGAGGCTTCGTTGGCTACCAACCCCTCCTTTTCCGGAGAGATTCCTCTCTCAAACTCAAGCAGAAAGTGGAGGATAAAGGCAGCGACCCTGCAAGGGACGAGGTCAAGGAAAATGTGAGCAATGGTGGGAACAGCAGCCCGTCGCAGCCTCCGCATGCAGACATCATGACCACAGAGCCTTCCAACTAG